The following coding sequences are from one Primulina eburnea isolate SZY01 chromosome 15, ASM2296580v1, whole genome shotgun sequence window:
- the LOC140814843 gene encoding uncharacterized protein encodes MGHHSCCNQQKVKRGLWSPEEDEKLIRFITTHGYGCWSEVPEKAGLQRCGKSCRLRWINYLRPDIRRGRFTPEEEKLIISLHGAVGNRWAHIASHLPGRTDNEIKNYWNSWIKKKIRKPSRTSTKTKSSADQTSQLAFEQSRQPHFLNQDMAVKSQFQETVIPLPGASFIFDIGSTFENSNENNNARMDHVFQETAGLDSESWQISHNLDQMQASDQILQPIAMFTNTTNSGLLSPLMENFLLPIEVQSCGINMGGGGQMALDFLQRNEMNEWGLIDSQQCPSYVFWDQAGQLGVEEIVPCSSNMETMLSTYPSCL; translated from the exons ATGGGACACCATTCTTGCTGCAACCAGCAAAAGGTGAAGAGGGGGCTTTGGTCACCGGAGGAAGACGAAAAGCTCATAAGATTCATCACTACTCATGGCTATGGCTGCTGGAGCGAAGTCCCGGAAAAAGCAG GGCTTCAAAGATGTGGGAAGAGTTGTCGACTGAGATGGATAAATTATTTGAGACCTGATATTAGAAGGGGAAGATTTACCCCAGAAGAAGAGAAGCTAATCATCAGCCTTCATGGAGCTGTAGGGAACAG GTGGGCTCATATAGCCAGTCATTTGCCTGGAAGAACTGACAATGAGATAAAGAACTACTGGAATTCATGGATCAAAAAGAAGATAAGAAAGCCATCGAGAACGTCGACAAAAACTAAGTCTAGCGCCGACCAAACTTCCCAGCTCGCATTCGAACAAAGCAGGCAACCACACTTCTTGAATCAAGACATGGCCGTAAAATCACAATTCCAAGAAACCGTTATCCCATTACCTGGCGCCTCGTTCATCTTTGACATCGGTTCAACATTCGAGAACTCAAACGAGAATAACAATGCTCGAATGGATCACGTTTTCCAAGAAACTGCTGGATTGGATTCGGAGTCTTGGCAAATAAGCCATAACCTTGATCAAATGCAAGCCAGTGATCAAATACTCCAACCGATCGCGATGTTTACTAACACAACCAATTCGGGTCTTCTGTCACCTTTGATGGAGAACTTTTTGCTCCCGATTGAAGTGCAATCTTGCGGCATCAATATGGGAGGAGGAGGGCAAATGGCCCTTGATTTTTTGCAAAGAAATGAAATGAATGAGTGGGGTTTGATCGACTCTcaacaatgtccaagctatgTGTTTTGGGACCAAGCAGGACAACTCGGTGTGGAGGAAATTGTCCCATGTTCATCAAACATGGAAACGATGTTGTCTACTTATCCATCATGCCTTTaa
- the LOC140814216 gene encoding transcription factor GTE6-like: MELVNVSDENVTNVAFRNMEGNAAQVDDFNPKVDDLFAKVDKLEQRVNEIEQFYLYAKIKEPNTSRSASILKDKEKEKHIPSMKKLHQDASRREAAAAKRMQELVRHFGTIFRQITQHKWAWPFMQPVDVEGLGLDDYYQIIDRPMDFSTIKNQMEAKDGTGYKHIREICSDVRLVFKNAMKYNDEKSDVHVMAKVLLEKFEEKWLQILPKVVEEEEKREAEEAEAQMNIQLAQEAAYAKLARDINNELYEVDIHIEELREKVIKKCRKISTMEKRKLGLAVAQLCPENLSKALEIVALNNPNFQATAEEVELDINAQSESTLWRLKYFVKDVLKVKCKSSSKDDNNDSTSREAANHHENNLVSKRKREICDALAKTAKKRKKKSSP; this comes from the exons CATGGAAGGTAATGCTGCTCAAGTGGATGATTTTAATCCTAAAGTAGATGATCTGTTTGCTAAGGTTGACAAG CTTGAGCAAAGAGTGAATGAAATCGAGCAATTTTACTTATATGCGAAAATAAAGGAACCAAACACTTCTAGAAGTGCCTCTATTTTGAAGGACAAAGAAAAGGAGAAACATATTCCCAGCATGAAGAAGCTACACCAGGATGCTTCACGTAGAGAAGCAGCAGCTGCAAAGAGAATGCAAGAGCTCGTGCGCCACTTTGGAACCATCTTTCGTCAG ATCACGCAGCACAAGTGGGCATGGCCATTTATGCAACCAGTTGATGTTGAAGGACTTGGGTTGGATGACTACTATCAG ATTATTGACAGACCGATGGACTTCAGTACAATAAAAAATCAAATGGAGGCCAAGGATGGTACTGGATATAAGCATATTCGTGAGATATGTTCTGATGTGAGGCTGGTTTTTAAAAATGCGATGAAATACAATGATGAAAAGAGTGATGTTCATGTTATGGCCAAAGTCTTGCTGGAAAAATTTGAGGAGAAGTGGCTACAGATATTGCCAAAAGTTGTTGAAGAG GAAGAAAAACGAGAAGCAGAGGAAGCTGAAGCACAAATGAACATTCAGCTAGCTCAGGAGGCAGCTTATGCGAAGTTGGCCAGGGATATAAATAATGAG CTTTATGAGGTTGATATACATATTGAAGAGCTCAGGGAGAAGGTGATTAAAAAGTGCAG GAAAATATCTACTATGGAGAAAAGAAAGCTAGGGCTTGCTGTTGCCCAATTATGTCCCGAAAATTTAAGCAAGGCGCTCGAGATAGTCGCACTAAATAACCCTAACTTTCAAGCCACGGCTGAAGAGGTGGAGCTTGACATAAATGCTCAG AGTGAATCCACATTGTGGAGACTGAAATATTTTGTGAAGGATGTGTTGAAGGTAAAGTGCAAGAGTTCAAGCAAGGATGATAACAATGATAGCACTTCTCGAGAAGCTGCTAACCACCACGAGAACAATTTAGTCTCCAAACGTAAAAGAGAGATATGTGATGCTCTTGCCAAGACTGCAAAGAAACGTAAGAAAAAGTCCTCACCTTAA